The DNA sequence AATGCGTCGTTTCATCCCATACTCTCCTTCAGTATCCATCGCCCTTGAGGTCCTCGGTGTCCTGGCCGCCGTTGGTGTCGATGAGGTAGCGCAGGTAGCCGCGAACCCTGGGAATGGCCTGTTTGGCCGCTTCCTCCGCCCCTCCGGAGCGGGGACGCAAGGTGGTGCGGTAAGCCGGGCGACCGTTGACCTCGACGGCGATAAAGCTCCCCCAGCGCGCGTCCGGGATCTCCTTGATGACAATGTTGTAGCGGATGGGGATGTTCGGATTACCCCACAGGGTGCAAAAGTGGCGATATAAATCCTGTCCAATCCGGGTGCGGGTCTGGTCGATGAGAAGCCCGTTGACCTCGGGGTCGGCAACGCTGGCCACGGGCCGCACCAACACGCTCAACGCAAGCAGGACTAATAAGAGAGAACCTCTCGCTCCCGTAAGCGTCTTCACCGTGTATGACACCTGCCATTCAAAAAGGGATTACCCGCTGACCCAGCTGAAGCAAACCGGTCATGGGGGGGGAAAACTAGTTCCAATGAAATAACCAATGCTCCGACAAAAGCTTAGCCCCTTCAATAACAACAGTCAATTAAATTTTTACAATTCTACTGCCATAAGTGCAAGGCGGCCCGCCCGCTTGGGACGAGCCGCCCCTGTTGCACGGCATCATGATTCAGGGTCTCCAGCCCTGGCCGGGGGGGGGAGACTCTGCCTTTTACGGGTTGCTACTGGGCCTGTACCACCACGGCGCTGTTGCTGTCACCGAACTGGTCGACATTGGCACCGTGACCGCCGAGTCCGGTCTGGCGCACCGTGGTCCAGTTGAGGTTGCCGTCCTGGTAGACATAGGCGAAGTTGTCGTTTGAGACACCCTCGGGCGGCAAACCCGGCCCGGCGGGGCGTAGCCCCTGCTCGATGAGGGCGTAGTTGTCGTTGCCCCCCTGGCCGAGACCCGCGATGTTCCCGTCTCCCATCTGGTAGACCTCGGCGCCGTATT is a window from the Desulfuromonas sp. genome containing:
- a CDS encoding CsgE family curli-type amyloid fiber assembly protein, giving the protein MASVADPEVNGLLIDQTRTRIGQDLYRHFCTLWGNPNIPIRYNIVIKEIPDARWGSFIAVEVNGRPAYRTTLRPRSGGAEEAAKQAIPRVRGYLRYLIDTNGGQDTEDLKGDGY